A region from the Nostoc sp. HK-01 genome encodes:
- a CDS encoding fdxN element excision controlling factor protein produces the protein MSAKDIFHEAVKQALQKEQWIITDDPLKFKFGNVNFQVDLGAERLLAADRGDEKIAVEIKSFLNPSAITDFYAALGQFLSYRLALESTQSERVLYLAVPVDAYQNFFQLEFTQTALQKYQVLLVVYDPVNEVIVQWIK, from the coding sequence GTGTCTGCCAAAGATATCTTTCACGAAGCAGTCAAGCAAGCGTTACAAAAAGAGCAGTGGATAATTACAGATGACCCACTTAAATTTAAATTTGGTAACGTCAACTTTCAAGTTGATTTGGGTGCAGAAAGACTACTTGCAGCGGACAGAGGAGATGAAAAAATAGCAGTCGAGATTAAAAGTTTTTTAAATCCTTCTGCAATTACAGATTTCTACGCTGCTTTAGGTCAATTTCTCAGCTATCGTCTAGCGCTAGAATCTACTCAGTCCGAACGAGTATTATATTTGGCAGTTCCAGTCGATGCCTATCAAAATTTCTTTCAACTTGAGTTTACACAGACAGCATTACAAAAATATCAAGTGTTGTTAGTTGTCTACGACCCCGTAAACGAGGTGATTGTGCAATGGATAAAATAG
- a CDS encoding FtsH peptidase, whose translation MPVEKNNKNSIKPPRIKQFGGSLLILFTLLLLLNFIVPSFFGPRLPQVPYSDFITQVQQGKVDRAVVGGDRIEYTLKTPTAEGKKTEQVFATTPVALDLDLPKILRENNVEFAAPLPDQNGWIGTLLSWVAPPLIFFGVWGFLMNRQGGGPAALTVGKSKARIYSEGSTGVKFPDVAGVDEAKAELEEIVDFLKNATKYTNLGAKIPKGVLLVGPPGTGKTLLAKAIAGEAAVPFFSISGSEFIELFVGVGAARVRDLFEQAKQQAPCIVFIDELDALGKSRGGAGGFVGGNDEREQTLNQLLTEMDGFDANTGVIIIAATNRPEVLDPALRRPGRFDRQVVVDRPDKIGREAILKVHARNVKLADDVNLATIAIRTPGFAGADLANLVNEAALLAARQNRPAVVMADFNEAIERLIAGLEKRSRVLNETEKKTVAYHEVGHAIIGALMPGAGKVEKISVVPRGVGALGYTIQMPEEDRFLMIEDEIRGRIATLLGGRSAEEVVFGKVSTGASDDIQKATDLAERYVTLYGMSDKLGPVAFEKTQQQFLDGYGNARRAISPQVAQEIDNEVKQIVDNAHHIALSILQQNRDLLEETAQELLQREILEGKDLRDRLKQAKAPEELTEWLRSGNVSADIPLMQSILN comes from the coding sequence ATGCCTGTAGAAAAAAATAACAAAAATTCCATCAAACCGCCGCGAATCAAGCAGTTTGGGGGTAGCTTACTAATTTTGTTTACTCTGTTATTACTGCTTAATTTTATAGTTCCTAGTTTCTTTGGCCCTCGATTACCACAAGTACCTTATAGTGACTTTATTACTCAAGTACAACAGGGTAAAGTAGATCGCGCCGTTGTGGGTGGCGATCGCATTGAGTATACCCTCAAAACGCCAACTGCTGAAGGTAAAAAGACTGAACAAGTATTTGCAACTACACCAGTCGCCCTCGATTTAGATTTACCTAAAATTCTGCGCGAGAATAACGTTGAGTTTGCAGCACCACTCCCAGACCAAAATGGTTGGATTGGAACTCTCCTCAGTTGGGTTGCACCACCGTTAATTTTCTTTGGGGTTTGGGGCTTTTTAATGAATCGCCAAGGTGGTGGCCCGGCTGCACTCACAGTTGGTAAAAGCAAAGCTCGTATTTATTCTGAAGGTAGCACTGGGGTAAAATTCCCTGATGTGGCTGGGGTGGATGAAGCCAAAGCCGAACTCGAAGAAATTGTCGATTTCCTGAAAAATGCGACCAAATACACCAACTTAGGCGCAAAAATTCCCAAAGGTGTGTTGTTAGTCGGCCCTCCAGGTACAGGTAAAACATTACTAGCAAAAGCGATCGCTGGGGAAGCAGCCGTTCCTTTCTTCAGTATTTCTGGTTCAGAATTTATTGAATTGTTTGTTGGTGTCGGTGCGGCGCGTGTACGCGACTTGTTTGAACAAGCCAAACAGCAAGCACCTTGTATTGTCTTCATCGATGAATTAGACGCATTAGGTAAATCTCGCGGTGGTGCGGGTGGATTTGTTGGCGGTAACGATGAACGGGAACAAACCCTCAACCAATTACTCACCGAAATGGATGGCTTTGATGCTAACACCGGAGTAATTATCATCGCCGCTACCAACCGTCCAGAAGTGCTTGACCCAGCTTTGCGCCGTCCTGGTCGCTTTGACCGTCAAGTTGTGGTCGATCGCCCTGATAAAATTGGTCGAGAAGCAATTCTCAAAGTTCACGCACGTAACGTCAAATTGGCGGATGATGTTAACCTCGCCACCATCGCCATCAGAACTCCTGGTTTTGCTGGCGCAGATTTAGCCAACCTCGTCAACGAAGCCGCATTGTTAGCCGCAAGGCAAAATCGCCCAGCGGTGGTTATGGCAGATTTCAACGAAGCAATTGAACGTTTGATTGCAGGTTTAGAAAAACGCTCTCGTGTACTCAACGAAACCGAGAAAAAGACCGTTGCTTATCACGAAGTTGGTCACGCTATTATCGGTGCGTTAATGCCGGGTGCTGGTAAAGTTGAAAAAATCTCCGTTGTTCCCCGTGGTGTTGGGGCTTTAGGTTATACAATTCAAATGCCGGAAGAAGACCGCTTTTTGATGATTGAAGACGAAATTCGCGGCCGCATTGCTACCCTGTTGGGTGGACGTTCCGCCGAGGAAGTTGTCTTTGGCAAAGTTTCTACAGGTGCGAGTGACGATATCCAAAAAGCCACAGACTTAGCCGAACGCTACGTTACTTTATATGGGATGAGCGATAAACTTGGCCCTGTCGCCTTTGAAAAAACCCAACAACAGTTTCTTGATGGTTACGGTAACGCTCGTCGTGCTATTAGTCCTCAAGTTGCCCAAGAAATTGACAACGAAGTGAAGCAAATAGTAGATAATGCTCACCATATCGCCTTGAGCATTTTGCAACAAAACCGCGACTTGTTAGAAGAAACCGCCCAAGAACTGTTGCAACGCGAAATTCTCGAAGGTAAAGATTTGCGCGATCGCCTCAAGCAAGCCAAAGCACCAGAAGAACTGACAGAATGGTTACGCTCAGGTAATGTATCAGCAGATATACCCTTGATGCAATCTATATTGAATTAA
- the aroA gene encoding 3-phosphoshikimate 1-carboxyvinyltransferase, whose amino-acid sequence MDTIAIPTLNRPVDATVEIPGSKSITNRALLVAALAQGDSILENALFSEDSKYFAKCLENLGIPISLNPDLAQMQVSGKGGEIPATQADLFVGLAGTAARFISALVVLGNGEYRLDGVPRMRERPMGDMLTVFQTGGTTVNFEGNAGYMPYTIYGQQFAGGHIRIKANQTSQQLSALLMIAPYAQQDTIIEIEGTLVSQSYVKMTCRLMADFGVEVNQIGDNQFHIKAGQRYQAKHYTIEPDASNASYFFAAAAVTGGRVRVKYLTKQSYQGDILWLNVLEQMGCQVREADGYIEVTGPEQLQGIDIDMNDISDLVQTLGAIAPFASSPVTICNVEHIRYKETERIRAVVTELRRLGVKVEEFPDGLKVEPSPITPAAIETYHDHRMAMAFAVTGLKVPGIVIKDPGCTAKTFPDYFTRFFKMIEQ is encoded by the coding sequence GTGGATACCATTGCTATCCCTACTCTCAATCGCCCAGTGGATGCCACGGTAGAGATTCCTGGTTCTAAAAGTATTACCAATCGGGCATTACTCGTTGCAGCTTTGGCGCAAGGCGACTCAATTTTAGAAAATGCCTTGTTTAGCGAAGACAGTAAATATTTTGCCAAATGTTTAGAAAATTTAGGCATTCCCATCAGCCTAAATCCTGATTTAGCCCAGATGCAGGTATCAGGCAAAGGCGGTGAAATTCCTGCAACCCAAGCGGATTTATTTGTGGGTTTAGCAGGTACAGCCGCACGGTTTATCTCAGCTTTGGTAGTACTAGGTAATGGTGAATATCGCTTAGATGGCGTACCTAGAATGCGGGAAAGACCAATGGGCGATATGTTGACAGTGTTCCAAACAGGCGGAACAACTGTTAACTTTGAGGGTAACGCTGGTTATATGCCCTACACTATTTACGGTCAGCAATTTGCTGGTGGACATATTCGCATCAAAGCAAATCAAACTAGTCAGCAACTTTCAGCTTTGTTGATGATTGCGCCTTACGCTCAACAAGACACAATTATTGAGATTGAAGGCACATTAGTTTCCCAATCTTACGTAAAAATGACTTGTCGCCTTATGGCAGATTTCGGCGTAGAGGTGAATCAAATTGGTGACAATCAATTTCACATCAAAGCGGGACAGCGTTATCAAGCCAAGCATTACACCATAGAACCGGATGCGTCTAATGCTTCTTACTTTTTTGCTGCGGCTGCTGTTACTGGTGGACGGGTGCGGGTAAAGTATTTAACAAAGCAATCATATCAGGGTGATATTCTGTGGCTGAATGTTCTAGAACAGATGGGTTGCCAAGTACGTGAGGCTGATGGCTATATCGAAGTTACCGGGCCAGAACAGTTACAGGGTATCGATATTGACATGAACGATATCTCTGACCTGGTACAAACATTAGGTGCGATCGCTCCTTTTGCTAGTTCACCTGTTACCATTTGTAATGTCGAACATATCCGCTACAAAGAAACAGAACGTATTCGCGCCGTCGTCACAGAATTGCGTCGCTTAGGAGTCAAAGTTGAAGAATTCCCAGATGGACTCAAGGTTGAACCTAGTCCCATCACACCAGCCGCCATTGAAACTTATCACGATCATCGTATGGCAATGGCATTTGCTGTCACCGGCTTAAAGGTTCCCGGAATTGTCATTAAAGACCCAGGTTGTACGGCTAAAACTTTCCCCGACTACTTTACTCGATTTTTTAAAATGATAGAACAATAG